From a single Acidimicrobiia bacterium genomic region:
- a CDS encoding thioesterase, translated as MGGDADNIGGVSRKSLSDEEQHARRQAVREVMPKTPFIGLLGMGFEKYEPDDVVMRLPFRHELTNDGSVYHGGVIASAIDTAGAAAAWSNHDFEKGIRASTVSLSIQFIGAAKRSDLLCHARTVKRGKELIFTEITATDEEGKVVAHAVQTYRIV; from the coding sequence ATGGGAGGAGACGCAGACAACATCGGGGGGGTCTCGCGTAAGAGCCTGAGTGACGAGGAGCAGCACGCCAGACGACAGGCAGTGCGCGAGGTCATGCCAAAGACGCCATTCATAGGATTGTTGGGTATGGGGTTCGAAAAATACGAACCGGACGATGTCGTGATGAGACTGCCTTTTAGGCACGAGCTAACTAATGATGGATCCGTGTATCACGGAGGAGTCATAGCCTCTGCCATAGATACCGCAGGGGCTGCTGCAGCTTGGTCTAACCATGATTTTGAGAAGGGAATAAGAGCCTCCACGGTGAGTCTTTCTATCCAATTCATAGGAGCTGCGAAGCGGTCGGACCTTTTGTGCCACGCTCGGACCGTGAAACGTGGCAAAGAGTTGATTTTCACTGAGATTACGGCGACAGATGAGGAAGGTAAGGTCGTGGCGCACGCGGTGCAGACCTACCGCATCGTGTGA